The Drosophila innubila isolate TH190305 chromosome 3R unlocalized genomic scaffold, UK_Dinn_1.0 2_E_3R, whole genome shotgun sequence genome has a segment encoding these proteins:
- the LOC117791935 gene encoding cytochrome c1-2, heme protein, mitochondrial — MASKFFNLGSKLLNSTKSLVNWTSIRRSGSTNGRNWIGTRQKLLAFGALTGTAGLLLYALDASVDASSDCVHPPNQNWDHKGLLSAIDKEGVRRGFKVYKEVCASCHSLQYIAYRNFVGVCMTEAEAKAEAESITVHDGPDDNGNYFDRPGKLSDHIPAPYPNEEAARAANNGAYPPDLSYIVSARKGGEDYIFSLLTGYCEPPAGFSLREGLYYNPYFSGGAIAMGQLIDSEVVSYDDPEIAPSGSQIAKDVVTFLKWTSEPESDERKVLLIKVIFILTFLTGISYYIKRFKWSSLKSRKIFYMPEIMEKSKSNDGGDKCPKK; from the coding sequence ATGGCTAGCAAGTTTTTTAACTTGGGATCGAAACTGCTAAATTCGACCAAGAGTTTAGTGAATTGGACATCCATAAGACGCAGCGGATCAACAAATGGCAGAAACTGGATTGGTACACGCCAGAAGCTATTGGCCTTTGGAGCCTTAACTGGAACTGCCGGATTACTGCTGTACGCGTTGGATGCGAGCGTTGACGCTTCCAGCGATTGTGTGCATCCGCCCAATCAGAATTGGGACCATAAAGGCTTGCTCTCGGCCATTGACAAGGAAGGAGTGCGTCGCGGCTTTAAGGTGTATAAAGAGGTGTGTGCATCCTGTCATTCACTGCAATACATTGCCTATCGGAATTTCGTGGGCGTGTGCATGACTGAAGCGGAGGCCAAAGCCGAGGCGGAGTCTATAACCGTACACGATGGACCCGATGATAATGGAAATTACTTCGATCGCCCGGGTAAACTGTCCGATCATATTCCGGCACCTTACCCAAATGAGGAGGCTGCTCGAGCTGCCAATAATGGGGCTTATCCGCCAGATCTAAGTTATATAGTGTCTGCGCGCAAGGGAGGCGAGGATTACATATTTTCTCTTTTGACTGGATATTGCGAGCCGCCCGCTGGATTTTCACTACGTGAGGGACTCTACTATAATCCATACTTTTCCGGTGGCGCTATTGCAATGGGTCAGCTAATTGACAGCGAAGTCGTGTCTTATGATGATCCGGAGATTGCCCCGTCGGGCAGCCAAATAGCTAAGGACGTGGTGACATTCCTCAAGTGGACATCGGAGCCGGAATCTGATGAACGCAAGGTTTTACTGATCAAGGTGATTTTCATATTGACATTTTTGACCGGAATCAGCTACTACATCAAGCGTTTCAAGTGGTCCTCATTGAAGTcacgtaaaatattttatatgcctGAGATAATGGAGAAGAGCAAGTCGAATGACGGCGGCGATAAATGCCCGAAGAAATAa
- the LOC117791938 gene encoding guanosine-3',5'-bis(diphosphate) 3'-pyrophosphohydrolase MESH1 yields MASQEFMKCLQYAAQKHSTQRRKDAQSTPYVNHVINVSTILAVEAGVADEAVLMAALLHDVVEDTDATFGDVENLFGADVCSLVREVTDDKSLEKQERKRIQIKKASKTTSRAKLIKLADKLDNLRDLQVNTPQGWTEERREAYFVWAKQVVDNLRGTNAQLEQQLDQIFRERNLL; encoded by the exons ATGGCTTCACAGGAGTTTATGAAATGTCTGCAATACGCAGCGCAGAAACATAGCACCCAACGTCGAAAGGACGCCCAGTCCACACCATATGTTAATCATGTAATAAATGTCAGCACAATTTTGGCCGTAGAGGCGGGAGTTGCAGATGAGGCCGTGCTTATGGCAGCCCTGTTGCACGATGTTGTCGAGGACACGGATGCAACATTCGGCGATGTGGAGAATCTGTTTGGAGCAGATGTTTGCAGTCTGGTTAGAGAGGTGACTGATGACAAATCATTGGAAAAACAGGAACGAAAGCgtatacaaatcaaaaaagcATCGAAAACAACTAGCAGAGCGAAACTTATTAAACTGGCCGATAAGCTGGACAATCTGAGAGATCTGCAAGTGAATACGCCACAGGGATGGACAGAA GAGCGACGGGAAGCGTACTTTGTTTGGGCCAAACAGGTGGTGGACAATTTACGCGGTACTAATGCGCAGCTGGAGCAACAGCTTGACCAAATATTTCGTGAGCGCAATCTGCTGtga
- the LOC117791936 gene encoding probable phosphoserine aminotransferase, with protein MVINFAAGPAKLPEEVLKEVQSNLLNCNGSGISVMEMSHRSGNYEKIQELAIANLRELLNIPKNYKVLLMQGGGTGQFAAVAMNLIGRTGSADYVITGSWSAKAAKEAAQYGKVNAVLPKLDKYTDVPRQKDWKLDPNASYVYYCDNETVEGVEFDFVPEVGANVPLACDMSSNFLSRPIDVSKFGLIFAGAQKNIGPAGVTVIIVREDLLGKQLKITPSILNFELMDKNSSLLNTPPTFGIYVMGLVFQWIKRNQGIEGMAKLANAKSKLIYDIIDGSNGFYYCPVESRVRSHMNVPFRIGSAAGNDALEKEFLAKAETEGMIQLKGHRSVGGIRASLYNAITLDETQQLAKLMLSFYEKNKN; from the exons ATGGTTATTAACTTTGCAGCCGGCCCTGCCAAATTGCCTGAAGAG GTTTTGAAGGAAGTGCAGAGCAATCTACTCAATTGCAATGGCAGCGGCATATCCGTAATGGAAATGTCCCATCGCTCCGGCAACTATGAGAAGATCCAGGAATTGGCCATTGCCAATCTGCGTGAATTGCTCAACATACCCAAGAATTACAAGGTGCTGTTGATGCAAGGCGGCGGCACTGGACAATTTGCAGCGGTGGCAATGAATCTGATTGGACGCACTGGCAGCGCGGATTATGTCATCACCGGCTCCTGGTCGGCCAAGGCGGCCAAGGAAGCGGCCCAATATGGCAAGGTGAACGCAGTGCTGCCCAAGTTGGACAAATACACAGATGTGCCACGACAGAAGGACTGGAAACTGGATCCAAATGCCTCGTATGTCTACTACTGTGACAACGAAACAGTTGAAGGTGTCGAATTTGACTTTGTACCCGAGGTGGGAGCGAATGTTCCGCTGGCCTGTGACATGTCATCCAATTTCCTGTCCAGACCCATTGATGTCAGCAagtttggtttgatttttgcCGGTGCCCAGAAGAATATTGGACCAGCCGGTGTCACCGTTATCATTGTACGCGAAGATTTGCTGGGAAAACAGCTGAAAATCACACCCTCCATACTGAACTTTGAGTTGATGGACAAGAACAGCTCACTGCTCAATACACCGCCCACCTTTGG CATCTATGTCATGGGCTTGGTTTTCCAATGGATCAAACGCAATCAAGGCATTGAGGGCATGGCTAAACTGGCCAACGCCAAGTCAAAGTTAATCTATGATATTATCGACGGATCCAATGGCTTCTACTATTGTCCTGTGGAGTCTCGTGTGCGTTCCCACATGAATGTGCCATTCCGCATTGGCAGCGCTGCCGGCAACGATGCCCTGGAAAAGGAGTTTCTAGCCAAGGCCGAGACCGAGGGCATGATTCAGCTGAAGGGTCATCGCTCTGTGGGCGGTATTCGTGCCTCTCTGTATAATGCCATCACGCTGGATGAAACACAGCAGCTGGCCAAGCTCATGCTGTCATTTTATGAGAAGAATAAAAACTAA